In Pirellulales bacterium, a genomic segment contains:
- a CDS encoding class I SAM-dependent methyltransferase — protein MSAKRQTYSQPQKKKVRQIVLRHAVRSLTEERTSSTLVPVGRFDSLARYCVHFAREYLKLDLSEPMAALQQHWAVVYASRVGARDPSNLKVLFLCGPDPLNDLDELFALGIAPENVWAVEADEQAFKAAAKQLHNGGWPIKLHQGSLHEFLAVVPEQFDVVYFDACGPLFGGKPKTSTVLRELFLNQRLGPLSVLITNFAATPRDTEDEWITRLHAWYAPRYFQPAWGEIDGAMAIERIGKPAEFHAHLKQHLEGYYSDFVTRFTIEFASELLPWWRVRALKGARRAYFAPDAKLACAIEASIADGQIVTVDGQPSLGILLDSTGHCQLSPDQYQFLWTVALARDHLNGNDALLEILTKDTLEDAKLCDAINAVSLVRNYFESIGGGFAQHNSDACSDALREVLDHFRWFDSPGTPAYQLFCDTPLPNLAIDLLMGVYGYPYHVNLQKLKRIEYTAKITPMYTDVFVLDQCRYMYDLVPTLAMFGDALPLTLQLQLRICMNLIRLHTHESCRDLYRGSALAGMEVEGFNIHGWPDRVVLK, from the coding sequence ATGAGCGCGAAAAGACAAACCTACTCCCAGCCACAGAAGAAGAAGGTCAGGCAGATCGTACTGCGCCACGCCGTCCGGTCCCTCACGGAGGAGCGCACAAGCAGCACGCTGGTGCCAGTTGGCAGGTTCGACAGCCTCGCCCGGTATTGCGTGCATTTCGCTCGGGAGTATCTGAAGCTGGATCTGTCCGAGCCGATGGCGGCCCTGCAGCAGCACTGGGCGGTGGTGTACGCGTCGCGTGTGGGGGCGCGCGATCCGAGTAACCTCAAAGTGCTGTTCTTATGTGGGCCGGACCCGCTCAATGATCTCGATGAGTTGTTCGCGCTCGGGATAGCGCCGGAGAACGTGTGGGCGGTCGAGGCGGATGAGCAGGCGTTTAAGGCCGCCGCCAAGCAACTCCACAACGGCGGTTGGCCGATCAAGCTTCATCAAGGCTCGCTGCACGAGTTCCTCGCAGTCGTGCCCGAGCAGTTCGACGTGGTGTATTTCGACGCATGCGGCCCGTTGTTTGGCGGGAAGCCCAAGACGAGCACTGTACTGCGCGAGCTATTCCTGAATCAGCGTTTGGGCCCGCTCTCGGTTCTGATTACCAACTTCGCGGCAACGCCACGCGACACGGAGGACGAATGGATCACACGGCTTCACGCCTGGTATGCTCCGCGCTACTTTCAGCCTGCCTGGGGCGAGATCGACGGCGCGATGGCGATCGAGCGGATCGGTAAACCTGCGGAGTTCCATGCCCACCTCAAACAGCACCTCGAGGGTTACTACAGCGACTTCGTGACGAGGTTCACGATCGAATTCGCCAGTGAACTCTTGCCGTGGTGGCGCGTCCGGGCACTGAAGGGAGCTAGGAGGGCTTACTTCGCGCCCGATGCAAAGCTGGCATGTGCAATCGAAGCGTCCATTGCGGACGGCCAGATTGTCACCGTGGACGGCCAGCCTTCGCTTGGCATCCTGCTGGATTCAACAGGCCACTGCCAACTTTCGCCTGATCAATACCAGTTCCTGTGGACCGTCGCGTTGGCAAGGGATCATCTAAATGGCAATGATGCCCTATTGGAAATACTGACCAAGGACACGCTGGAGGACGCGAAACTTTGCGACGCCATCAACGCAGTATCGTTGGTGAGGAACTACTTCGAGAGCATCGGCGGTGGCTTCGCGCAGCACAACAGCGACGCGTGCAGCGATGCGCTCCGCGAGGTCCTAGACCACTTCCGGTGGTTCGACTCCCCAGGCACTCCTGCCTACCAACTGTTCTGCGACACGCCGCTGCCAAATCTTGCCATCGACCTTTTGATGGGGGTCTATGGCTACCCCTACCACGTCAATCTGCAGAAGCTCAAGAGGATCGAATACACGGCGAAAATTACTCCGATGTACACCGACGTGTTCGTCCTGGACCAGTGCCGGTACATGTATGATTTGGTGCCGACTCTTGCTATGTTCGGCGACGCACTTCCTCTCACGCTCCAGCTCCAACTCCGGATCTGCATGAACCTGATCCGGCTACATACGCATGAGTCGTGCAGAGACCTGTACCGAGGCTCGGCACTCGCCGGCATGGAGGTGGAAGGGTTCAACATTCACGGCTGGCC